A single region of the Diachasmimorpha longicaudata isolate KC_UGA_2023 unplaced genomic scaffold, iyDiaLong2 ctg00000076.1, whole genome shotgun sequence genome encodes:
- the LOC135171679 gene encoding uncharacterized protein LOC135171679 produces the protein MTSSQMNSSPKSSYQSGYQPGTFKPKKSKYGGNKANQNGIKIISDRVVQYNSDEKRSIEKIVKKVKLQRHEISKTGPVINIDFDLQKAEKKKKNSARRLGHKSPGSTQSGSKILKVNNKKTSEITQVSTEEKKLWINMLEKDLDLFNQVNYIDKKKDLKKIQAREKRLKLAEKKKADFIAREKRRELAKEKQRQFRARESEKNRSKDNTSKDIIPEPMMELDSSIEIIPSTPSVINLILEREGEDAQHGSLNFATSTPKKPRKSIEEIEAVLVALGANLEQRNREDDYGGRWAPTQRQKELDQIAMQLDQSGDDDDEGLAIQSLDFTPLSPSNRSG, from the exons atgacatcaagtcaaatgaactcatctccaaaatccagttatcaatcaggttatcagcctggaacttttaaacctaaaaaatctaaatatggtggaaacaaggccaatcaaaacggaattaagataattagtgatcgtgtagtgcaatataacagtgatgagaaaagatcaattgaaaaaatagtgaaaaaagtgaaacttcaaagacatgagatttccaagacaggtcctgtcataaatattgactttgaccTTCAAAAGGctgaaaagaagaagaaaaactcagccagacgattgggccataaatcacccggtagcactcaaagtggctctaaaatcctgaaagtcaataataaaaaaacaagtgaaattacgcaagtgagtacagaagaaaaaaagttatggattaatatgttagaaaaagatcttgatttattcaatcaagtgaactacattgataagaaaaaggatctgaaaaaaatacaggctcgcgaaaaacgtttaaaactcgcggaaaaaaagaaggccgactttatcgctcgcgaaaaacgtcgcgaactagctaaggaaaaacaaagacaatttagagctcgcgaatcagaaaaaaatcgatccaaggacaacacatcgaaggatatcatccctgagcccatgatggaattggattcatcgatcgagatcattcccagcactccatcagtgatcaatttaatcctggaacgcgagggtgaagatgctcagcatggatcattgaatttcgcgaCCTCAACCCCGaaaa aaccgcgaaaatctatcgaggaaatcgaggccgttctagtcgcgttgggcgcgaatctagaacaaaggaatcgcgaggacGATTACGGAGGGCGATGGGCTCCAACGCAGCGccaaaaagagcttgatcaaattgcgatgcaattggatcaaagcggggatgatgatgatgaaggattggccatccagagtcttgatttcaccccgttatcacccagtaaccgttcgggttaa